ttttaactgCAGGAGCGCAATTCCGAACAGATCAACACGATTGAAATTCCTTCTGAATTTGGAACACAACGACTTATCACAACtcttcaacaaaaagaaaaaatatatacagctataacaaacaaaatatgATGTGTAccatttaaaagagaaaaaatatacagccataaaaaaataaaaatatatacaaCGCAATCGAATAATAAGGTACCGCTATTCACCTGAGACAAGACTAGATGCCTAAGGCCTTATATCTTATACTTTTTTGATGGTGGTTCCTCAATATCGAAAACGCCCGATGACCCCGAGGCTGGCTTTCTATATAATTTCGAAATCGACCATTTATTACCAACATGAGAACATTTCAATCCCTGGAGACGTAAACATTTTCATTACAGGTTTTCAAaacagtaaaacaaaaaaggctgCGAAGAAACTATGGAACTCACTGTTATTTCTGTTAGTGATTCACTTCTCGCCTTTGGCAAAACAATACCGTCAGCGATATTAATGGATCCTGCAGAATTCACCCGGCGTCTATCCAAATTAATGCTATGAATAACAGCTGCGACATCGCCAGAATCCAGAGGTTCGATCACGCTGTGGGATCTTTTTCGCCTGCTGGTCAATAAtagttcaataaaaaaaaaaaacagatgtaCTAGTGTCATGTACTACAACGACTATAACACTGGAAAAAGCAGACAAGTTAAAACCAAGTATATTTATACTCGAGCCAGCAGTAAAACCTCCTATGTTATTGCTTCGTTCGAACGAGGTTTCTTCATGCCATGATTGCCATCACTACGGTCACTGCCAATGACAATTTCATTCTGACAAATCCAAAACGATTATTCCGCCCACGAACAATACCCGTCAAAAGTGGGGACACAGTTGTAGAAGTGAGAAAATATGGCGTCAACATTAAATCAGAAGAAGAACAGACAAAGAAATTACATCACAGCTCCCacaatgagaaaagaaaagtgtttgaaaaattaatggaagGATTACCTTGAAATACTCCGGAAATTAGAAGTCAACGAACTTTTGAGATGCTTTTGGATATCGACCGATGTCGACGGAGTAATTGCCTGGAAATGAAAACTGTTCAGAACTCAGAAAATGCAAACAGATGTGGGACAGATGTCACGGTGAACGGAcaaccgatcgaactcgtcgattCTGTTacttgggctgtatgctgaaaaacaacgGCAACtatgagaaagatattcagcaaagatgcgcaaAGGCCATTTCTGAACttaacttttatttatatacttattttttttatttaactcCTTAGCGAAATCCCTGTGGTCGAACCCCATCACCAgacagagagagagggagagagagagagagagagagagagagagagagagaaagagaaagagaaagagaaagaagatgcACTTAACTAGACCCATGTCGCGATAAAACCAGGGGAAGCGCCCGGAAAATCTATACGGTCTGCTACGAGGCAGTTTAATGACCAGATAATTAAAAGTACAAGTAAATAATACTCATcaacataggtgcgataaggaggagCCGGACTCTCCTCATTTGAAGAGGGTCTGACTCATGAGGTGGTGAGGATCCCTTTTCCAatcgtccaaaaatgaagggggtCCCTTCTCTAATGATCTAAAATTGAACAAGAGTGTTTTCGCCAACCGTCGAAAAGTGAatggggtcggagcaccggctctgAATATCGCATATATGCTCGTCAATACAACTTCCaaggaaagcagaaaaatagtgaaaattataataaattccAACAGATTGGATATAAAATGACGATTAAATTTCAACATCAAAAGAAGTAAGCATTAGATAATTTTTAGGCACAATTAGGAGTGATTAAACCCAATGTAGAAGAAGGACCACTGGATACCAGCAGGGAAGGTCAagatttgaggaaatttttaatGTGGGCAGCGTTCGCAACATGGAAAACTCCTTATTGGAGAACGTTTCTCAGTGGCAATCCGGAGGTGTTTCAAAGCACCGAAAACTTTGGTACATACCTATTCTCTCACCGCCGCCTCAAATTGTAATGATTCGAATGAATATAAATTTGCATGAGATGCACTACTGAATCAAGTGGTAGAGAACAGATCAGTCGGCCGAAAAACCGAAGTTTCGGGATTGCGAACGCGGCGACTAACGGTTTCAGAGCAACATTAcaaacgaaaacgaaacaaCAGAAGGGAAACACAAACCACTAAGACATAGAAGGggcgcagatttttttcggCGGCTTTTCGCTGCGCTATCATCTTTCATCCTTCTCCGATCAGATATGCCATAATGTGCAAGTTTTAGGCATCTTATTCGTTAGTTGACTCCTTGCACAACCGAGGGATCTCGTTTGTTTCAGAGCTTCTCTAGTTTTGTTTGCAGGTATAGCTCCAGTATGACTAGCTCCGTTAGGGAAATTTGTACTTATCCGTGCCTCGGAAAGGTGGTTACGGTGTATTCATACCACATTTTAGTAGCTTTAACCTACATGTAAGCGACCCTCTAAGAtcggggaacggtcaagaggtacccgtatgatgtgccgccgtgtattcaggaggctaatgagcgtcgttaattgcaccgcgcatcccctgataccgtcataatcgctacagtagccttaTTGCCATTTTTGTTACGTCTCCctgacgccccgcccacgccaccctccccacccatttcgccgcgtctgctgCTTTTacgatgagttttttttttcgccgtgCCTGCAGCTCTTATGGTGCGCTTTTAGAATTGAATGagaaggaaagtacctggtattagatgttgctTAAAACTCTACATAAAGcatgcttgtaagttaatataaaagaaagaaagaataaaggtTTGTGTaggtgatatgccatttagaaatgcgagtgaaaatgacattatcctgttttgacttgtCAAGAGGAACCACTCATCCATCCCTGGGAAtccaagagatgtttcaaagaaTGTCCCATTGATCGGtgtaatgcttttttttaaactttttttttcgctttctaagaatttctttttgctaatCTAGCTGAGTAAAAGTGGAATCCAACGactaacgaggcgcgaataatgcctcacAGATATAcattgtacctaaaggtatatctcgaagatgcaaaggtctctgttcgccactaatacacctaacctgttATATTGATTtaatgcagagaatagatagaaatgaagaaatagaatgctgttgaaagaagtttgaagaaccacacaaagttttattctataaaacTTACAAGGAAGTACTAAAATATTTAAGTTGTGCTCCATATAAACATGTctatataaaattttaaaaaggtaagatgtagaaaggagttcaaaaaatgcatacaaagtaataaggaaataaagttgCTAGGCGTATAGTTACTGCAGTCGAAAGTTGAAgatgaattcgttgaatgacatcgtaacacatacttatgcactacGGGTTTATATGGAACAGTTTGGgcgtgaaatgtgtgaaattatgaggtgtataaaaatatattcgttttttcctttattcttcttattctcttgcctgcagcatctttttgagataatctttATTTATGTGAAGTTGCTCAAGTGAGGTCAATGTAGAACACACATATCACTCTTATCAATCATCATATCTTTGACTCTTTGATACTCTATGATATATCTCTCATATATCTTTTAATTGGATGAAAGGATTtagtttttctccttaaatCCCGATCACATGCGCTCAATTTACTATTTTCGTACACCAGAACTTGGTGCGCCAATTCGTTCTACACTCCTCTCCCTTCTAAATTCGCAATATCCACTGCTTCGTCGcagcgcgaacgtcgcgcgcagCGTTGACTAGATGGCAGTAAGGGGCAGGGTCTagatgatctcaggcggtcgtggaggatgtccAGCTGGTGGAGTGGCAGATGTGATTACGCGAAGGCGCGCGGCGCTGAAGAGAGGCCAGGAGCGGTAAGCCGGTTTTTGCGGGTACCTCTTGCCTCGCACCCAActtgtcgatgagttctgttttctgagctgtatgctgaagaataACGGCAGCTatgagagagatattcagcaaagatgcgctaaggccatttctgcattcAACTCCCTAAAGAAATCCCTGTCGTCGGCCCTCATCACCAatgaagtcaagctgcgagtctacctatcctcAATTCGCTCAATCGGAGACTTGGACAGCaccgtctacggtgatggagaggttTGGTTGCACGGAAAGAAAactgcttagacggctgctttgctacttttggcctagggtatgtcacaatgaagatctttacccGGAGatcgatgtggtgtaccggcggatgacaagTGGAACGTATctacatcttgcaccgccatcgaacgtggctacagaaaaatcatcttcgtttctttggtcatgtattaaggagaccggcagatcgccttgttcaatgagttctgaggagtttgtcgagttcaagctggaagaagccacgtggacgaaaacggaagttctaggccgaggcggtgaaagaggacctgaggaagCTCGGCATAGATAAGCAGTTCAGGAGAGATGTAAGGTCTCGCAGAATATGGAGTAGCGACGAATGAATtaattctgtgcaagctctcgcagaagaccgagaaggttgggcaaaGATGGCacgcctcggcgaagatgcgggtaatcgcgtcaagcgacatcagcccgccgattaagtcaagtcagTATGGGTGAAGGTAGAAAAGGATTTTGTGTGAACGCTTTGCGAAAGTTGCTGCAGTAGCACGgtggagatgaaaaatcaaatactTCCGATGGTGGGGGCAGTTTGAGTAGGTCATATGTTCTTGTGTTATTGttagtattaaaaaaaacatattttgcaGCCACCACAGAACAGTGCTATCGAcatttctgttgttgttcGACTTTATACACATATCTCATTcggggcttttttttttatctcggAATGCTATGACAAAAATAACGCTGTAAACCTTAAAGTCTCGTtcgctaataataataacgcaGAAGAAATCTAAGATTGGTGCCTTCAAGAAGGCTAATCCATCGCTGTCATGTCGGAaggaaatttgaatattttgaacGATGCAGATATAAACAGAGATGACATACATGAGATTTCTTTATATCGCACAACTTTTCCTCCAGCTCAGCAACCATCTTCCGAAGTGCAACATTTTCGGCCTCCAGTTCACCACTAGAAATGgaataatagaatataaaGCGGAAGTAGAAAAAACCCGAGAAATTGATAGATACCTTCGATAATTCCCTTTATCGATCGCCATTTGATTTTCATGTTCAGCGGCTGCTAAACGAGCATTTTTCGTTCCCAACACCGCTTCCACGGCTATTAAGGTTTGCCCTAGTTCATCTTGTTCTTTCTTACTGAAAGAAGTATCCATTTTCGGGCACTCCACGGGGTCGCATTGCATTAATAATTCACAACTGcaaaaacattcattttatGAACTAAGTTCACTATTTCGATGATAACTAGGAAACCGGAAAAGAACTTGGTTTCTGAACTCAAGCTGTTCTCATCAAGACTTTGTTCCAGGCAATAGTATCTACTGTTCAATTTGTCTTTGACACAGCCGTGTAACAATtactatgtatgtatgttatgTACTAGAAAAGCAAACTGTACCAACAATTTCATGAGGTTAGCAGTATACTTGTTGATCCCATCAATAAGATTCAATTGGGAAGAGCATAGGTTTAATAGAACTCCTTctttctgaaatgaaatgttgagAACGTGAGAGATagagatttccagaaaaaaaaacatgcatttATAGCACAAGtggtggaaaagaaaaacaacagtagTAGGGAGCAACAGATTTCAGGAtcagttgaaaagttcgactttcaatgaacctcggcatagtagAATGTAGTATCGAggttg
This window of the Necator americanus strain Aroian chromosome III, whole genome shotgun sequence genome carries:
- a CDS encoding hypothetical protein (NECATOR_CHRIII.G8905.T1) — its product is MPMFDRYKLEEVRSYVSDSSDYCSSTGAANCSTDLQSPANPPRAYSFAGRCNLRPGANAGLAENTDARTEKTENAGGGLLQPAEDPRKGAFSLGSKTLFQRSFAKSHSRPRLTHNDRLRTLWKFLLGVEYVVFSAEYTLAQEPTAYKIIFSDFEYYVIAIFRVSHKEGVLLNLCSSQLNLIDGINKYTANLMKFCELLMQCDPVECPKMDTSFSKKEQDELGQTLIAVEAVLGTKNARLAAAEHENQMAIDKGNYRSGELEAENVALRKMVAELEEKLCDIKKSHAITPSTSVDIQKHLKSSLTSNFRSISRRKRSHSVIEPLDSGDVAAVIHSINLDRRRVNSAGSINIADGIVLPKARSESLTEITGLKCSHVGNKWSISKLYRKPASGSSGVFDIEEPPSKKYKI